gaGCTTCCTATAAATGTAATGATGAATTATGTGCTGCTCAAGCAAGTGAAACTACCAAGTTGACTACAACTAATGAAGTTGAGATTGGTATAGGGCTTAATCAAATTGGAACATTAAAACACGTTGGAGATACAAGGTGAGATTtccattttcatcattttatggattgataaaaatgttttgtacaacttgtttagttttagaaaatattattgatgaaGGAAGCTCTTATAGCCAACGTGGGATACTTTCCTCAGCTTATGATATGATAACAccatatgaatttatatttatcttccATTTGATAAAGGGAAATATTATGGGGATCGCTGATAGTCTTTGTCAAtgtttacaaagaaaaaaaatgctcTGGAGATTttaaatattgtgaatttggtCTCAAGTACAAAAGAGCTTATTCAAAAAGCTCTGGACATTTTAAATGTTGTGAATTTGGTCTACATTGAGAAGGAAATTCTTAAAAGATTTAGAATAGATGCCATAATTGACTAATTTTATTCAATGAAAGAACGATTAGTTCAATTAACATAATTGCTTATATTTTACTCCTTTTTTTTCGTTCAAACTTTGTACTTTGACGACAtgtactttttttattattattattatatatgaatttatgTCATATTTTTAGACAATTTTTTACATGTAATTTGGCCCCCTAAATTAGATTTCTAGTTTCGTCCATGCTAGAATGGAAGGGAGAATTAGATGGTCTGACAATGTCAAGGCTTGATCAAATATAAAGGGAAAATGTGACAAAAAGTTGGAGAACAAGACATATATAAAGTAAGGGGAAGGAGGGAGATCGAGCTGCTTCCTTTGAGGTTTGAAGGGACTACCGGAAAGAATGAGAGAACTTGTATTTAATCATGCTTATAATGAATTTTACACCCAAGACCTGTGCATGTAGATTTCAGTGCCGAACCATGTAAAtaattatcttctttttttgcaACAAAATATCATTACCTAAGCTATGAAAGGGCACTCCAAGCACACCACCACCAAGAACTGTCACATAATATAAGAATAGAGGGCTGCCTGGCCATACCATTAAAGCGGAAAAATCCTTCAACATATTGGTTAATGTTTTACTGGTTACCTCTTCTGGATTTGGGGTAGCTAGGTTGTTTAAGCTAGGGTTATTGGTTTTTATGCTATCAGGTTTGGCTTAGTGTAGATTTTTACTGGATTTTGTTAATGCAGCCGGAAAATCAGGCATCCTTTCTTCTACGTTTTTAGTTTCGGATGCAATTAATGTGGATGTAATGGATCTTCCCTTCTCTAGCTTCTTCAATCCCCAATGTAAGCTCTCCCTTCccattctttccttttttttctcacCTGACTCAAAGTGCAATTTTTTGGGCTATTTTGAAATGTTAAATCATGGCAAACTCGTTTTCTATATAAATGGTGGTTTGTTAACTTTGGTTTGCGCTTTCGAGTGGTCCTTTGCTTTCAGTAAAATGGGATCCGGCCatttagttatattattttgttaaatcaTGTGTACATATAGTTTTTGAATGCTTGTTGCCTCGGGTTCATTGTTTGTTTCTACAActacttttgtttttcttttcctgcGCGCATGATTGATTAATAAGATGggcttgataatttttttatttttcttaactagACAAAAATCATGGCTGGTTTGGATTCAGATATGAGAtggtttaaaatgaaaaatgaaagttgaataaaattttgttaatattgttttggaatttagaaaagttgaattgtttatcatattttgtataaaaatttaaaaaagttgtaatgatgatataAGATACTTTCCAAATCCAAACAGTAGCTTAATTAGTcataaagatattttataagaataacTTTACAAACTAACATCGCTTCATATGATaaaatctactttacaataaaataactttacaatcaatttataaatttacttttatgagaTCTCTTTGTGCCGGTATCATTTCTTGATCTAAGAACTACATGTTTTCTTCTCTAATCTTTCTCGCCGTGCTCGTCTCCCCTATGATCTAGATCCATCTCTGTAGTCTCAAATATCTCAATATCCTTTTTTTCTCCGTCTCATTGGTGCTAGATTACGCATATAGTATCGATCGATGCTAGTATGATCTTTTGGCACAACCACACCCAAAAAAATGAACCTCTTCTCATGTGATTAATTCCATATCTCCCACAACGTTGAGATTACTTTTTTGAAACACAAGTTTTGGACTACAACTTCCTTCATGCATAGTAGTACTCGAACGTGGAACAAAGAAACTCATGTGGAACGTATATAGTAATTAAGTATATTTCTCGAAACTTTATACAATTCATACCAAAGCAAATTTAGGAAACTATACAACGTGcatgcactttttttttcttttttttttttttctcttttccctttctgATCACTTTCTTCATGGATAAAAAGTTAGCGTTCGGTGATCTTCAAGAGAAATGGATCTCCTTTTCTTCACCGTCCTTAATGGTACTGGCTCTAAATTATGGGACTTTACACAGCACAACCCAAGCCCCTAGCTTCTGACCCCTTCATGATTCTCAGCCTTTTGCACGAGGATATAAACATACTGCAATCAAACAAAAATGactattagaataaatttttcgtcatttattttttttgtttttttttttcctttttttttagaaCAAATTGTAAACTGAGATCAGATAGGTACTAAAGAAGAGAACTTACTCCCATGGGACATCTCCAACCAGCATCCAATCTCCATCTTTGTCTTCATAAGTCGGCACAAACTCTGAGCCATTATTGTAGCCTTCACTCTCAGAATACTCACCTGAAGAAGGAACAAAAGGAAAtgaggaataaaaaaaattagaataattataattataaccatttttttaattctccaCCATGCACTGATGCAAGTTCAGATGAAGATGCGCATACCCATACTGAACTTGAACATGTCTTCCAAGGCCTTGAGGAGCTCCGGGTATCCTTTGTAGATCTTCAAATCAATCTTCCTTAGATAAGGAGCTCCGTCCATGCTAACTTTCAAGTACACGCCGGCGGCTTCAGCCTCCATTGTCTTTGCTTGGAAACAGTTTTTCCGGTAAGATCTCACAGGTGGCCACCCGACAACTTGTGCCCTATAATAATAAGACATGTCTATCAACCAGATTAGCTCTTGTAGCCAAAACATAAGAactttaatattcaaaaattacaaacaatatataatacaaggtTTCATGTAACATCAAAATTGAACATAAAAAGTGCTTACTTGGAGGGTGAAGCAATTTCTTGGTTGCATTTCTGTGCGTGTGACGCTTTAGAACTGTCCTTAGATCCGCATGACTTCTCATCCATGTTGGGAAATGCTCTTTTGTTGCTCTTGATGGTACTAGATGGTTGCTTTTCTGACTCCTTGATGCCGGGTAGGCCTAATCTAAGCTCTGTGGCCTCAAGGTTGAGTTCTTTGTCGAACGCCATACATCCTTCCATTTTGGGACGAACTTAGATAGATATTAATGAAACACTTTTCTTCCCACTTTTCAAGATGTTtctatcaaattttgaaacccaACAATCGGTTATGATACCAAAACCAGATTGAGTTTGCAACTTCACAATAAATTATTCTATGTTCCGGCGAGGTTGGGAGTATAATTCCTAGGGGGAAAAGGCAGAGAAATGCGTGGCATGCCTAGCTAATATTGGTAATCAGGGCGTATTATATAGAGTTGGAGATGGAAAGACAGTGATGAAGGTTAATTAATGGAAACTGTCTacgaaaatagagaaatatgcATTACCATCTCTACTTGAAGCGCGTGCATGGCACATTATTTGCTCCCAAATAGATCTTACAGTACTCGATCCATATAATACGATTTTGACTTATTCACCAAAGGGGTTTTACCTCTCGAGTGCCATGCTTATCACCCATGCACCTTTCTCTTGAAGCACCATCATTGTCATGCTTATTAATAAACAACTCTCCATTTCTGATGAATTTATCACaaaattcatataatatatgatgACATCGCAaaagtaacatatatatatgtagatcaTGATTATCTACTATCTCAAATGATGAAGCTAGTTTGCAAGAAAattgcattaattaatattataacgTTATTC
This genomic window from Carya illinoinensis cultivar Pawnee chromosome 7, C.illinoinensisPawnee_v1, whole genome shotgun sequence contains:
- the LOC122316713 gene encoding auxin-responsive protein IAA4-like, with translation MEGCMAFDKELNLEATELRLGLPGIKESEKQPSSTIKSNKRAFPNMDEKSCGSKDSSKASHAQKCNQEIASPSKAQVVGWPPVRSYRKNCFQAKTMEAEAAGVYLKVSMDGAPYLRKIDLKIYKGYPELLKALEDMFKFSMGEYSESEGYNNGSEFVPTYEDKDGDWMLVGDVPWDMFISSCKRLRIMKGSEARGLGCAV